One part of the Arabidopsis thaliana chromosome 1 sequence genome encodes these proteins:
- the SECA2 gene encoding Preprotein translocase SecA family protein (Preprotein translocase SecA family protein; FUNCTIONS IN: ATPase activity, P-P-bond-hydrolysis-driven protein transmembrane transporter activity, ATP binding; INVOLVED IN: intracellular protein transport, protein targeting, protein transport by the Sec complex, protein import; LOCATED IN: internal side of plasma membrane, chloroplast, membrane; EXPRESSED IN: 21 plant structures; EXPRESSED DURING: 13 growth stages; CONTAINS InterPro DOMAIN/s: SecA, preprotein translocase (InterPro:IPR022491), SecA motor DEAD (InterPro:IPR014018), SecA Wing/Scaffold (InterPro:IPR011116), SecA preprotein, cross-linking domain (InterPro:IPR011130), SecA conserved site (InterPro:IPR020937), SecA DEAD-like (InterPro:IPR011115), SecA protein (InterPro:IPR000185); BEST Arabidopsis thaliana protein match is: Albino or Glassy Yellow 1 (TAIR:AT4G01800.1); Has 21976 Blast hits to 13078 proteins in 2820 species: Archae - 0; Bacteria - 13647; Metazoa - 53; Fungi - 1; Plants - 97; Viruses - 0; Other Eukaryotes - 8178 (source: NCBI BLink).): protein MGSVSNLVSPNICHPAPPCLTSRSNKFPWTKPISGLLFYRSVTPIKRCHLVRRSCVVSASLTGNLGRLKRNVQDFTSMNYWVVRDYYRLVESVNSLEPQIQSLSDEQLKAKTAEFRERLARGESLADMQAEAFAVVREAAKRTIGMRHFDVQIIGGGVLHDGSIAEMKTGEGKTLVSTLAAYLNALTGEGVHVVTVNDYLAQRDAEWMGRVHRFLGLSVGLIQRGMKAEERKFNYSCDITYTNNSELGFDYLRDNLTSNREQLVMRWPKPFHFAIVDEVDSVLIDEGRNPLLISGEANENAARYPVAAKVAELLVKDSHYKVELKENSVELTEEGISLAEMALETGDLWDENDPWARFVMNALKAKEFYKRDVQYIVRDGKALIINELTGRVEDKRRWSEGVHQAVEAKEGLEIQADSIVVAQITYQSLFKLYPKLSGMTGTAKTEEKEFLKMFQIPVIEVPTNLSNIRIDLPIQAFATARGKWEHVRREVEDMFGQGRPVLVGTTSVENSEYLSELLKEWGIPHNVLNARPKYAAREADFIAQAGRKYAITISTNMAGRGTDIILGGNPKMLAREIIEDSILSYLTSEVLADNIDDDELSQKVLSKIKVGPSSLALLARASLMAKYVGKSESKSWTRKKAKSVVTESLEKSQTMDPMELQNLINEQSEMYPLGPAIALAYLSVLKDCEAHCLHEGSEVKRLGGLHVIGTSLHESRRIDNQLRGRAGRQGDPGSTRFMISLQDEMFQKFNFDTEWAVRLISKITNDEDLPIEGDTIVKQLLALQINAEKYFFGIRKSLVEFDEVLEVQRKHVYDLRQLLLTGENESCSQHIFQYMQAVVDEIVVGNSNPQKHPRYWSLAKLLKEFMAISGNLLDEETMLQSLENLHEGSSIEMEDLSLPHLPKPPNAFRGIRRKNSSLRRWLDICSDNLTGSGSYRTLINLLRKFLGDYLIASYLNVVQESGFDDGYIKEIERAVLLKTLDCYWRDHLVNMNKLSSAVNVRSFAHRNPLEEYKIDGCRFFISMLSATRRLTVESILQYWSSPMESQELFIS from the exons atgggTTCTGTTTCTAATCTTGTGAGCCCTAATATTTGCCATCCAGCTCCCCCTTGTCTCACATCTCGAAGTAATAAGTTTCCGTGGACAAAACCAATATCTGGTCTTTTGTTCTATCGGTCCGTCACGCCGATTAAGAGGTGTCACCTTGTTCGAAGAAGCTGTGTCGTCTCAGCTTCCCTAACG GGGAATTTGGGTCGTTTGAAGAGGAATGTACAAGATTTTACGAGCATGAATTATTGGGTTGTCCGGGACTACTACCGTCTGGTGGAATCTGTCAATTCCCTTGAACCACAGATTCAAAGCCTTTCCGATGAACAG CTGAAAGCTAAAACTGCTGAATTTCGAGAAAGATTAGCACGAGGGGAGTCCCTAGCAGATATGCAAGCTG AGGCATTTGCTGTTGTCCGTGAAGCTGCAAAGAGAACAATTGGAATGCGTCATTTTGACGTGCAG ATAATTGGTGGAGGAGTGCTTCATGATGGATCCATTGCGGAGATGAAGACAGGTGAAGGGAAAACACTAGTTTCTACCTTAGCTGCATATCTTAATGCATTAACTGGTGAGGGCGTTCATG TGGTTACTGTGAATGATTACCTGGCACAGCGTGATGCTGAATGGATGGGTCGTGTTCACCGCTTCTTAGGCCTTTCAGTTGGTCTCATTCAG AGAGGGATGAAAGCTGAAGAGAGAAAATTCAACTATAGCTGTGATATAACATACACCAATAACTCG GAGCTTGGATTTGATTATCTACGAGATAACCTTACTTCAAACCGTGAACAACTTGTTATGAGATG GCCAAAACCATTTCACTTTGCAATAGTTGATGAAGTGGACTCAGTCCTCATTGATGAAGGCAGAAATCCTTTGCTAATTAGTGGTGAG GCTAACGAAAATGCCGCACGATATCCAGTTGCTGCTAAAGTGGCTGAACTTCTCGTAAAGGATAGT CATTACAAAGTTGAACTGAAAGAAAACTCAGTGGAACTCACAGAAGAAGGCATATCTCTTGCTGAAATGGCTCTTGAGACGGGTGATTTATGGGACGAAAATGATCCATGGGCAAG GTTTGTTATGAATGCTTTGAAAGCTAAAGAATTTTACAAGCGGGATGTCCAATATATTGTGAGAGATGGGAAAGCACTTATAATCAATGAG TTGACTGGAAGAGTTGAAGACAAAAGGAGATGGTCTGAAGGAGTTCACCAGGCTGTGGAGGCTAAAGAAGGTCTAGAAATTCAG GCTGATTCAATTGTTGTGGCTCAAATCACCTATCAGTCGCTCTTTAAACTCTATCCAAAGCTCTCCGGGATGACTGGGACAGCAAAAACAGAA GAAaaagaatttttgaaaatgtttcaGATACCTGTTATTGAAGTTCCTACAAATTTGTCAAATATTCGAATCGATCTACCAATACAAGCTTTCGCG ACTGCTCGGGGTAAATGGGAACATGTTCGTCGAGAAGTTGAAGATATGTTTGGACAAGGTCGACCTGTTTTAGTAGGAACAACAAG TGTAGAGAATTCTGAATATTTATCAGAACTGCTGAAAGAATGGGGTATACCTCACAATGTCCTGAATGCACGACCCAAG TATGCTGCCAGGGAAGCTGATTTTATAGCCCAAGCAGGAAGAAAATATGCCATCACCATTTCCACAAATATGGCTGGTAGGGGTACTGACATTATTCTGGGAGGAAATCCGAAG ATGCTTGCAAGGGAAATCATAGAAGATAGCATCCTTTCATATCTAACGAGTGAAGTTTTGGCTGATAATATTGACGATGATGAGTTATCACAGAAG GtattgtcaaaaataaaagtaggACCATCGTCATTAGCTTTGCTAGCCAGAGCTTCTCTTATGG CAAAATATGTTGGCAAAAGTGAAAGTAAGAGCTGGACAAGGAAAAAAGCAAAGTCCGTGGTCACAGAATCTTTGGAGAAAAGCCAGACCATGGATCCTATGGAACTGCAGAATCTTATCAATGAGCAGTCAGAGATGTACCCATTAGGCCCTGCTATTGCTCTGGCTTATCTGTCCGTCTTAAAGGACTGTGAGGCCCATTGTCTGCATGAAGGGTCTGAAGTGAAGAGGCTTGGAGGCCTTCATGTGATTGGGACTTCATTGCATGAGTCTCGGAGAATTGATAACCAG CTTCGTGGCAGAGCTGGAAGGCAAGGAGATCCTGGATCCACGCGGTTTATGATAAG CTTGCAAGATGAGATGTTTCAGAAGTTTAATTTTGATACTGAGTGGGCTGTGAGACTTATATCAAAGATTACAAACGATGAAGACTTACCAATTGAAGGTGACACAATAGTAAAACAG CTTCTAGCTCTCCAGATCAACGCAGAGAAATACTTCTTTGGCATAAGAAAAAGCCTGGTCGAGTTTGACGAAGTGCTAGAG gTTCAAAGGAAGCATGTCTATGACTTAAGGCAACTGCTGTTGACGGGTGAAAACGAAAGTTGCTCTCAGCATATATTCCA GTACATGCAAGCTGTTGTAGATGAAATCGTTGTTGGGAATTCTAATCCGCAGAAG CATCCAAGATACTGGAGCTTGGCCAAGTTATTGAAAGAGTTCATGGCTATTTCGGGAAACCTACTGGATG AAGAGACCATGTTACAGTCCCTTGAAAACCTGCATGAGGGAAGTTCAATAGAAATGGAAGACTTGTCCCTTCCGCACCTGCCAAAACCTCCAAACGCTTTCAGAGGAATTCGCAGGAAGAATTCTTCACTAAGACGTTGGCTTGATATCTGCTCCGATAATTTGACGGG GAGTGGGAGTTACCGAACATTGATTAATCTTCTCCGGAAGTTCCTAGGTGATTATCTGATTGCTTCATACTTAAATGTTGTTCAAGAATCTGGCTTTGATGATGGATACATAAAAGAAATAGAG AGAGCAGTTCTTTTAAAGACGTTGGATTGCTACTGGAGAGATCATCTTGTGAACATGAATAAACTAAGCTCAGCG GTGAATGTCAGAAGTTTTGCGCATAGAAACCCTCTAGAAGAATATAAAATCGATGGATGTCGGTTTTTCATCTCAATGCTTAGCGCAACTAGAAGGCTAACCGTAGAATCAATCTTGCAGTACTGGTCATCCCCGATGGAATCCCAAGAACTATTCATATCATAA
- the SECA2 gene encoding Preprotein translocase SecA family protein (Preprotein translocase SecA family protein; FUNCTIONS IN: ATPase activity, zinc ion binding, P-P-bond-hydrolysis-driven protein transmembrane transporter activity, ATP binding; INVOLVED IN: intracellular protein transport, protein targeting, protein transport by the Sec complex, protein import; LOCATED IN: internal side of plasma membrane, membrane; EXPRESSED IN: 21 plant structures; EXPRESSED DURING: 13 growth stages; CONTAINS InterPro DOMAIN/s: WD40 repeat 2 (InterPro:IPR019782), Zinc finger, RING-type (InterPro:IPR001841), SecA, preprotein translocase (InterPro:IPR022491), WD40 repeat (InterPro:IPR001680), SecA motor DEAD (InterPro:IPR014018), G-protein beta WD-40 repeat, region (InterPro:IPR020472), WD40 repeat-like-containing domain (InterPro:IPR011046), SecA Wing/Scaffold (InterPro:IPR011116), WD40-repeat-containing domain (InterPro:IPR017986), SecA preprotein, cross-linking domain (InterPro:IPR011130), SecA DEAD-like (InterPro:IPR011115), WD40/YVTN repeat-like-containing domain (InterPro:IPR015943), SecA conserved site (InterPro:IPR020937), WD40 repeat, subgroup (InterPro:IPR019781), SecA protein (InterPro:IPR000185); BEST Arabidopsis thaliana protein match is: zinc ion binding (TAIR:AT1G21651.1).): MEEPECPVCLQSYDGESTVPRVLACGHTACEECLTNLPKKFPDTIRCPACTVLVKFPPQGPSALPKNIDLLRLFPSISKLKLEPGRNFEKVVEFVTRSWSDDFYATWKDRILVHDAVSVEIRESESSDFDSSSRLCGSLRDDSKVSLLRVASFEHGDCDSVLKYSYVQRMMSCLWGMREEERDELDAIISVKQRGVSKVFGLWGDLKNGVLYLVGEKLIGFSLEEFDSLEDETLRLGIIGMQICEALLNLHKEGLITGCLSVSCVKFDEYENAYVDLIELIETGRNVYRIIAEETSSLRKPVGASEMGLIFVGLQQKGIFISSEVLFEFLKEQNMLIKNTSSKSFVSHNSDVWPVCFLLLKLRLGKRCTEEFIESVNCVDGKGCEEGIEDILVLYTGITEKLSLESELQGKFKSMVEILRQCCCLDPQARPVLTDLWKCIRELVMKPRFNSMSRLHKTIYGKRKQFCLAQSELCRLVEVESKEVDKELPGMKIGDEAEEGKVDIDFPGRVSEGKVRSKDMRGHQDSVTGLAVGGGFLFSSSYDRTILIWSLKDFSHVHTFKGHQDKVMALIHIEGTEPVCVSGDGGGGIFVWSTTFPLEEQPLRKWYEPKDWRYTGIHALAYSEYGHVYTGSGDNTIKAWSLQDGSLLCTMSGHKSVVSTLVVVNGVLYSGSWDGTVRLWSLSDNSLLTVLGEETPGIVRSILSLAADDQTLVAAYQNGDIQIWRDDTLMKSMKIQNGAILSIAVNGKWLFTGGWDKTINVQELSGDEISVNCAHVGSIPGSSVITSLLYWEGKLFAGFADKTIKGNLGRLKRNVQDFTSMNYWVVRDYYRLVESVNSLEPQIQSLSDEQVKLSLKAKTAEFRERLARGESLADMQAEAFAVVREAAKRTIGMRHFDVQIIGGGVLHDGSIAEMKTGEGKTLVSTLAAYLNALTGEGVHVVTVNDYLAQRDAEWMGRVHRFLGLSVGLIQRGMKAEERKFNYSCDITYTNNSELGFDYLRDNLTSNREQLVMRWPKPFHFAIVDEVDSVLIDEGRNPLLISGEANENAARYPVAAKVAELLVKDSHYKVELKENSVELTEEGISLAEMALETGDLWDENDPWARFVMNALKAKEFYKRDVQYIVRDGKALIINELTGRVEDKRRWSEGVHQAVEAKEGLEIQADSIVVAQITYQSLFKLYPKLSGMTGTAKTEEKEFLKMFQIPVIEVPTNLSNIRIDLPIQAFATARGKWEHVRREVEDMFGQGRPVLVGTTSVENSEYLSELLKEWGIPHNVLNARPKYAAREADFIAQAGRKYAITISTNMAGRGTDIILGGNPKMLAREIIEDSILSYLTSEVLADNIDDDELSQKVLSKIKVGPSSLALLARASLMAKYVGKSESKSWTRKKAKSVVTESLEKSQTMDPMELQNLINEQSEMYPLGPAIALAYLSVLKDCEAHCLHEGSEVKRLGGLHVIGTSLHESRRIDNQLRGRAGRQGDPGSTRFMISLQDEMFQKFNFDTEWAVRLISKITNDEDLPIEGDTIVKQLLALQINAEKYFFGIRKSLVEFDEVLEVQRKHVYDLRQLLLTGENESCSQHIFQYMQAVVDEIVVGNSNPQKHPRYWSLAKLLKEFMAISGNLLDESFSGITEETMLQSLENLHEGSSIEMEDLSLPHLPKPPNAFRGIRRKNSSLRRWLDICSDNLTGSGSYRTLINLLRKFLGDYLIASYLNVVQESGFDDGYIKEIERAVLLKTLDCYWRDHLVNMNKLSSAVNVRSFAHRNPLEEYKIDGCRFFISMLSATRRLTVESILQYWSSPMESQELFIS, from the exons ATGGAGGAACCGGAGTGTCCGGTGTGTCTACAGTCTTACGACGGCGAGTCTACTGTCCCGCGCGTACTCGCCTGCGGACACACGGCGTGCGAAGAATGCTTAACAAATCTACCCAAGAAGTTTCCGGACACAATCCGATGTCCTGCTTGCACCGTTCTCGTCAAGTTTCCACCTCAAGGACCATCAGCTCTCCCCAAAAACATTGATCTTCTCAGATTGTTCCCTTCGATTTCGAAGCTTAAGCTGGAACCTGGCCGGAATTTTGAAAAAGTCGTTGAATTTGTCACTCGATCATGGTCCGACGACTTTTACGCCACTTGGAAGGATCGGATTCTAGTGCACGACGCCGTTTCCGTGGAAATTAGGGAGAGTGAAAGTAGTGATTTTGATTCATCTTCGCGTTTATGTGGAAGTCTGAGGGATGATTCGAAGGTGAGTCTTTTACGGGTTGCTTCGTTCGAGCATGGTGATTGTGATTCTGTCCTCAAGTATAGTTATGTCCAGAGGATGATGAGTTGTCTGTGGGGTATGCGAGAGGAGGAAAGAGATGAGCTTGATGCGATCATCTCTGTTAAACAGAGAGGTGTTTCTAAAGTTTTTGGCTTGTGGGGTGATTTGAAGAATGGTGTTTTGTATTTAGTGGGTGAAAAGCTCATTGGATTTTCGTTGGAGGAGTTTGATAGCCTCGAAGATGAGACTTTACGTTTAGGAATAATTGGTATGCAAATATGTGAGGCACTACTTAATTTGCATAAGGAAGGGTTGATCACAGGCTGTTTGAGTGTTTCTTGTGTGAAGTTTGACGAATATGAGAATGCTTATGTTGATTTGATTGAGTTGATTGAAACTGGAAGGAATGTGTATCGAATTATCGCTGAAGAAACTAGCTCTTTGAGAAAACCAGTTGGTGCTTCGGAAAtgggtttgatttttgttgggTTACAACAGAAGGGGATTTTTATTAGCTCAGAGGtgttgtttgaatttttgaaagaacagaatatgttaataaaaaataccagctcaaaatcttttgtttcacATAACTCTGATGTTTGGCCAGtgtgttttcttctcctcaagCTTCGTCTTGGAAAACGGTGTACCGAGGAGTTTATTGAAAGTGTGAATTGTGTGGATGGAAAAGGCTGTGAAGAGGGTATTGAGGATATCTTGGTGCTATACACAGGTATTACGGAGAAACTAAGTTTGGAATCTGAACTCCAAGGGAAGTTTAAATCGATGGTTGAAATTCTTCGTCAATGTTGCTGTCTTGATCCTCAGGCACGTCCCGTTTTGACTGATCTATGGAAATGCATCAGGGAGCTGGTCATGAAACCTAGGTTCAATTCTATGAGTAGATTGCATAAGACGATTTATGGGAAAAGGAAACAGTTCTGTTTGGCTCAAAGTGAATTATGTCGCCTGGTAGAAGTGGAATCCAAAGAAGTGGACAAAGAGTTGCCTGGAATGAAAATTGGCGATGAAGCAGAGGAGGGTAAGGTTGACATAGATTTTCCGGGGAGAGTCTCAGAAGGAAAGGTGAGATCTAAAGACATGCGGGGACACCAAGACTCTGTCACAGGTTTAGCCGTTGGAG GTGGGTTTCTCTTCAGCTCTTCATATGATAGAACTATCCTTATATGGTCTCTGAAG GACTTCTCCCATGTGCATACATTTAAAGGTCATCAGGATAAAGTAATGGCCTTGATACACATCGAGGGAACAGAACCAGTATGTGTTAGTGGCGATGGTGGAGGAGGTATCTTTGTATGGAGCACTACTTTTCCTCTGGAAGAACAGCCGCTAAGAAAGTGGTATGAGCCAAAAGACTGGCGATATACTGGCATTCATGCATTGGCATACTCAGAATATGGGCATGTGTACACTGGCAGTGGAGAtaacactatcaaagcttggTCACTGCAA GATGGAAGCCTGCTTTGCACTATGAGTGGTCATAAATCTGTAGTCTCAACGCTTGTTGTGGTAAATGGAGTACTATACAGTGGAAGTTGGGATGGAACCGTTCGTTTGTGGAGTCTAAGTGACAACAGTTTGTTGACAGTGTTGGGGGAAGAGACTCCAGGTATTGTAAGATCTATTCTGTCTCTAGCTGCAGACGATCAAACTCTAGTTGCAGCTTATCAAAACGGAGATATACAG ATATGGAGGGATGATACATTGATGAAGTCAATGAAAATACAGAATGGCGCAATCCTCAGCATTGCCGTGAATGGTAAATGGCTATTCACTGGAGGTTGGGACAAAACCATCAATGTACAG GAATTGTCAGGAGATGAGATATCAGTAAACTGTGCTCACGTTGGTTCAATCCCAGGTTCATCAGTAATCACATCTTTGTTATATTGGGAAGGCAAGCTCTTTGCAGGGTTTGCAGATAAAACCATTAAG GGGAATTTGGGTCGTTTGAAGAGGAATGTACAAGATTTTACGAGCATGAATTATTGGGTTGTCCGGGACTACTACCGTCTGGTGGAATCTGTCAATTCCCTTGAACCACAGATTCAAAGCCTTTCCGATGAACAGGTTAAACTTAGT CTGAAAGCTAAAACTGCTGAATTTCGAGAAAGATTAGCACGAGGGGAGTCCCTAGCAGATATGCAAGCTG AGGCATTTGCTGTTGTCCGTGAAGCTGCAAAGAGAACAATTGGAATGCGTCATTTTGACGTGCAG ATAATTGGTGGAGGAGTGCTTCATGATGGATCCATTGCGGAGATGAAGACAGGTGAAGGGAAAACACTAGTTTCTACCTTAGCTGCATATCTTAATGCATTAACTGGTGAGGGCGTTCATG TGGTTACTGTGAATGATTACCTGGCACAGCGTGATGCTGAATGGATGGGTCGTGTTCACCGCTTCTTAGGCCTTTCAGTTGGTCTCATTCAG AGAGGGATGAAAGCTGAAGAGAGAAAATTCAACTATAGCTGTGATATAACATACACCAATAACTCG GAGCTTGGATTTGATTATCTACGAGATAACCTTACTTCAAACCGTGAACAACTTGTTATGAGATG GCCAAAACCATTTCACTTTGCAATAGTTGATGAAGTGGACTCAGTCCTCATTGATGAAGGCAGAAATCCTTTGCTAATTAGTGGTGAG GCTAACGAAAATGCCGCACGATATCCAGTTGCTGCTAAAGTGGCTGAACTTCTCGTAAAGGATAGT CATTACAAAGTTGAACTGAAAGAAAACTCAGTGGAACTCACAGAAGAAGGCATATCTCTTGCTGAAATGGCTCTTGAGACGGGTGATTTATGGGACGAAAATGATCCATGGGCAAG GTTTGTTATGAATGCTTTGAAAGCTAAAGAATTTTACAAGCGGGATGTCCAATATATTGTGAGAGATGGGAAAGCACTTATAATCAATGAG TTGACTGGAAGAGTTGAAGACAAAAGGAGATGGTCTGAAGGAGTTCACCAGGCTGTGGAGGCTAAAGAAGGTCTAGAAATTCAG GCTGATTCAATTGTTGTGGCTCAAATCACCTATCAGTCGCTCTTTAAACTCTATCCAAAGCTCTCCGGGATGACTGGGACAGCAAAAACAGAA GAAaaagaatttttgaaaatgtttcaGATACCTGTTATTGAAGTTCCTACAAATTTGTCAAATATTCGAATCGATCTACCAATACAAGCTTTCGCG ACTGCTCGGGGTAAATGGGAACATGTTCGTCGAGAAGTTGAAGATATGTTTGGACAAGGTCGACCTGTTTTAGTAGGAACAACAAG TGTAGAGAATTCTGAATATTTATCAGAACTGCTGAAAGAATGGGGTATACCTCACAATGTCCTGAATGCACGACCCAAG TATGCTGCCAGGGAAGCTGATTTTATAGCCCAAGCAGGAAGAAAATATGCCATCACCATTTCCACAAATATGGCTGGTAGGGGTACTGACATTATTCTGGGAGGAAATCCGAAG ATGCTTGCAAGGGAAATCATAGAAGATAGCATCCTTTCATATCTAACGAGTGAAGTTTTGGCTGATAATATTGACGATGATGAGTTATCACAGAAG GtattgtcaaaaataaaagtaggACCATCGTCATTAGCTTTGCTAGCCAGAGCTTCTCTTATGG CAAAATATGTTGGCAAAAGTGAAAGTAAGAGCTGGACAAGGAAAAAAGCAAAGTCCGTGGTCACAGAATCTTTGGAGAAAAGCCAGACCATGGATCCTATGGAACTGCAGAATCTTATCAATGAGCAGTCAGAGATGTACCCATTAGGCCCTGCTATTGCTCTGGCTTATCTGTCCGTCTTAAAGGACTGTGAGGCCCATTGTCTGCATGAAGGGTCTGAAGTGAAGAGGCTTGGAGGCCTTCATGTGATTGGGACTTCATTGCATGAGTCTCGGAGAATTGATAACCAG CTTCGTGGCAGAGCTGGAAGGCAAGGAGATCCTGGATCCACGCGGTTTATGATAAG CTTGCAAGATGAGATGTTTCAGAAGTTTAATTTTGATACTGAGTGGGCTGTGAGACTTATATCAAAGATTACAAACGATGAAGACTTACCAATTGAAGGTGACACAATAGTAAAACAG CTTCTAGCTCTCCAGATCAACGCAGAGAAATACTTCTTTGGCATAAGAAAAAGCCTGGTCGAGTTTGACGAAGTGCTAGAG gTTCAAAGGAAGCATGTCTATGACTTAAGGCAACTGCTGTTGACGGGTGAAAACGAAAGTTGCTCTCAGCATATATTCCA GTACATGCAAGCTGTTGTAGATGAAATCGTTGTTGGGAATTCTAATCCGCAGAAG CATCCAAGATACTGGAGCTTGGCCAAGTTATTGAAAGAGTTCATGGCTATTTCGGGAAACCTACTGGATG AGTCATTTTCTGGGATCACAGAAGAGACCATGTTACAGTCCCTTGAAAACCTGCATGAGGGAAGTTCAATAGAAATGGAAGACTTGTCCCTTCCGCACCTGCCAAAACCTCCAAACGCTTTCAGAGGAATTCGCAGGAAGAATTCTTCACTAAGACGTTGGCTTGATATCTGCTCCGATAATTTGACGGG GAGTGGGAGTTACCGAACATTGATTAATCTTCTCCGGAAGTTCCTAGGTGATTATCTGATTGCTTCATACTTAAATGTTGTTCAAGAATCTGGCTTTGATGATGGATACATAAAAGAAATAGAG AGAGCAGTTCTTTTAAAGACGTTGGATTGCTACTGGAGAGATCATCTTGTGAACATGAATAAACTAAGCTCAGCG GTGAATGTCAGAAGTTTTGCGCATAGAAACCCTCTAGAAGAATATAAAATCGATGGATGTCGGTTTTTCATCTCAATGCTTAGCGCAACTAGAAGGCTAACCGTAGAATCAATCTTGCAGTACTGGTCATCCCCGATGGAATCCCAAGAACTATTCATATCATAA